In the genome of Streptomyces violaceoruber, the window CGCCCTTCCGGCCGGCCGACGCGCCGTCAGGGCCGGTACCGGCGCCGCCGGTTGCCGACCGCCCAGGACGCGAACCAGGGCTCCGGCCGGCGCCGGAACCGGGGCACACGGTCCGCGGCAGCGGACGGTCACCGCCCGGTCAGCCTGCAACGGCCGACCGGGCGGGAGCGGGTTGGGGGCTGCCGAGGCCGACCTCGTGCTCGACCTCGGCGAACGCGGCGGCCGGCACCTCCTCGACCAGGCGGCGCGGCGGGCGGGCCGACACGGGTGGCGCGGTGACCGGCGCGGCGGTCACGGCCGTCGGGAGCGTGAACCAGACGACCTTGCCGGACTCGCCGTCCGGCCGGGCACCCCAGCTCTCGCTCATCGCGGCCACCATGGCGAGTCCGCGCCCACACGTGGCGAGGGGCTCGGCGTCGTCCACGACGGGCAGTCGCGCATCGTGGTCGCGCACCGAGACCGTCAGCCGGTCCAGGAGCAGTTCTATCTCCACGGTGCACGTCTTGTCGGGTCGCGCATGCAGATGGACATTGGTCAGCAACTCCGTCACGCCGAGCACCGCACGGTCGATCAGGAGATCCATATGCCAGTAGCGCAATTGCGCAGATACGATTCTGCGGACCTGGCCGATCCGCGACGGCAGGGCTTGGAGCTCCACCGTGCAGTGTCTGCTTGGGTGAGTGATCACGGCTGCGACTCCCCGACATAGAGGTCCGGAAGAACACGGAGTTCGGATCCAGCGAGCCGCACGTGGCGCACGTCGCCCGCTGTCATGGCCGGCGGGCTGGTTCGCAGCGTTATCGCCGGTAAACCCAGAGTGACGTGAGACCAGCGTGACGCAAGGGGTGAGGCACCGCAAGTTACGGACATCTCTCAGGTGCGGCGTCCGGCTGCCCTGCGCACCGCCTCGATGAAGCGGCGGGCCGCGGGAGGCCCCGGTTCCCCGGGGGCCGGGTCGCGCTCGCCGAGCGTCAGCAGATACCGCTTCCCGTCCAGGTCGGCCAGCGCCCGGTCCTGCGGGGCGAACCACGGGCGGGAGACGCGCACCGCCTGCACCGGCGCGCTGTCTATCTCACTGCCGTAGCTGGTCAGCAAC includes:
- a CDS encoding ATP-binding protein, which produces MITHPSRHCTVELQALPSRIGQVRRIVSAQLRYWHMDLLIDRAVLGVTELLTNVHLHARPDKTCTVEIELLLDRLTVSVRDHDARLPVVDDAEPLATCGRGLAMVAAMSESWGARPDGESGKVVWFTLPTAVTAAPVTAPPVSARPPRRLVEEVPAAAFAEVEHEVGLGSPQPAPARSAVAG